A portion of the Granulosicoccus antarcticus IMCC3135 genome contains these proteins:
- a CDS encoding M14 family metallopeptidase, translating to MVIGGKSIQPGQRCYVDLPLPPLYTHTSVAMPVHVIHGKQPGPVLFVTAAIHGDEINGIEIIRRLLATKSLSRLAGTLIAVPVVNVYGFVSQSRYLPDRRDLNRSFPGSETGSMAARLANTLMSEIVAKCTHGIDLHTAAEGRANFPQIRVDLDSHPELLPLAEAFAPPILVDSTTRDGTLRGAAGNLPLLLYEAGEALRFDDLAIRAGLKGVLNVMRHLKMLPANKSGERRGKPWLANNSAWMRAPQSGILRSRIRLGGIVEEGGVLGYISDPFGESEQAVISDASGVLIGITKLPLVHEGEALYHVATTESTKSAARAVHDFHLEYEQPVMKRLKY from the coding sequence ATTGTCATTGGTGGTAAAAGCATTCAGCCAGGGCAGCGTTGTTATGTAGATCTGCCTTTGCCGCCGTTGTACACACATACCTCGGTGGCCATGCCGGTCCATGTCATTCATGGCAAGCAGCCCGGTCCGGTCCTGTTTGTAACTGCTGCCATTCACGGTGATGAAATCAATGGCATTGAGATTATCCGGCGTTTGCTGGCAACAAAATCTTTGAGTCGATTGGCCGGTACTCTTATTGCCGTGCCAGTGGTCAATGTCTATGGGTTTGTATCGCAGTCGCGCTATCTGCCCGACAGGCGAGATCTGAATCGCTCATTCCCGGGTTCGGAGACAGGTTCCATGGCGGCGCGTCTGGCCAATACCCTGATGAGCGAAATCGTTGCCAAATGCACACACGGTATTGATCTGCATACCGCCGCCGAAGGCCGCGCCAACTTTCCGCAGATCCGGGTGGATCTGGATAGTCATCCGGAACTGTTACCACTAGCTGAAGCGTTTGCCCCGCCCATACTGGTGGATTCAACTACGCGTGACGGTACGCTTCGTGGTGCTGCTGGTAATCTGCCGCTGTTGCTTTATGAAGCCGGTGAAGCACTGCGCTTTGATGATCTGGCCATACGTGCCGGTTTGAAAGGCGTGTTGAATGTCATGCGCCATCTGAAAATGCTGCCTGCCAACAAGAGTGGAGAACGCCGCGGCAAACCGTGGCTGGCCAATAACAGTGCCTGGATGCGGGCACCTCAAAGTGGCATTCTTCGCTCGCGAATCCGCCTGGGCGGGATTGTTGAGGAAGGGGGTGTGCTCGGGTATATCTCTGATCCGTTCGGCGAGTCCGAACAAGCGGTGATCAGCGATGCATCAGGTGTGCTTATTGGTATTACCAAGCTGCCATTGGTGCATGAGGGCGAAGCTCTCTATCACGTGGCAACGACCGAATCGACCAAGTCTGCCGCACGAGCGGTTCACGACTTCCATCTCGAATACGAACAACCTGTTATGAAGCGACTCAAGTATTGA
- a CDS encoding cation:proton antiporter yields MDNPMIAIASVGALGGLCQWLAWKFKLPSILFLLTAGILVGPVFGIFNPDEFLGDLLFPIVSIFVAIILFEGGLTLKLKDIRGHGRVVRLLISIGVILTWLLIATTVHYLFDMSWSLALVFGSITVVSGPTVVKPLLRAVRPSDKVAHILHWEGILIDPVGVFLALLVFSFVVLDAPDVGFAHISIILIKLVVIGGGIGLAAGAATALVLRRYLVPDYLVNVLTLVTVVCAFVLSETLQHESGLLAVTLMGVWLANARGLHIDEILHFKEDLSVLLISSLFILLASRVDISVIPQYGWQILALLVIIQLVIRPLNAWMCTIGSGLSYSERAFIGWLSPRGIVAAAVSSVFVLRLQELEIPMAELLVPLTFSVIIGTVVFQSLTAKPLADKLGISNPEPNGVLFIGANEIAVKLATALSEHSITVMLSDSSWRNVREARQAGLPAYHGNATSGHASENLELQGIGKMVAVSANRDSNALASMHFRSEFGSSLVFTLEGTSEDEAYERFDTANRNRANPLFDASLSYGGLSKRLRNGEIKHLTIPENVDKVVTPAVTEDAEPEEENRTDASPEDNEKNLGTAEPETEKGKIATDPYNTDHEDPAIGSKIIDTVDETLSAAVDGVAGEEDEDEDVPAEPETMSEPLYNDDDLKLFAIDKDGQLYIYGAGERITLKAGWTLIVLSPNKN; encoded by the coding sequence ATGGATAATCCGATGATCGCCATCGCCTCGGTTGGGGCACTGGGTGGACTGTGCCAATGGCTGGCATGGAAGTTCAAACTACCCTCAATCCTGTTTCTTCTGACAGCCGGTATCCTGGTCGGACCTGTTTTCGGGATATTCAATCCTGACGAATTTCTCGGTGACCTGCTGTTCCCGATCGTCTCCATTTTCGTCGCCATCATTCTATTCGAAGGCGGCTTGACGCTAAAGCTCAAGGACATACGTGGCCACGGCCGAGTGGTACGCCTGCTCATCAGCATCGGCGTCATACTGACCTGGCTGCTGATCGCCACCACAGTGCACTACCTGTTTGACATGTCCTGGTCGCTGGCATTGGTCTTTGGCTCGATCACGGTGGTCAGTGGGCCAACCGTCGTCAAGCCATTGCTACGAGCGGTTCGACCCTCTGACAAAGTGGCGCATATATTACACTGGGAAGGCATACTGATCGATCCTGTCGGCGTATTCCTCGCCTTGCTGGTATTCAGCTTTGTTGTGCTGGACGCCCCGGATGTGGGCTTTGCCCATATAAGCATCATCCTGATCAAACTGGTTGTCATCGGCGGCGGCATCGGTCTGGCAGCGGGAGCTGCAACGGCACTTGTTCTGCGCCGCTACCTGGTGCCCGATTATCTCGTCAACGTACTGACCCTGGTCACGGTCGTTTGCGCCTTTGTGCTGTCCGAAACTCTGCAACATGAGTCCGGCTTGCTGGCTGTGACCTTGATGGGCGTCTGGCTGGCCAATGCACGTGGCCTGCATATCGACGAAATACTGCACTTCAAAGAAGACCTCAGTGTTCTGTTGATCTCATCTCTATTCATCCTGCTAGCCTCTCGGGTCGATATCAGCGTCATTCCCCAATATGGCTGGCAGATTCTGGCGCTGTTGGTCATCATTCAGCTGGTCATCCGACCACTCAATGCCTGGATGTGCACAATAGGATCTGGCCTGAGCTACAGCGAGCGGGCTTTCATCGGCTGGCTGTCACCTCGCGGTATCGTGGCGGCAGCGGTGTCTTCGGTGTTTGTACTGCGATTGCAGGAACTCGAGATCCCTATGGCAGAACTACTGGTGCCACTGACCTTCAGCGTCATTATCGGTACTGTCGTTTTCCAGAGCCTGACGGCCAAACCCCTGGCTGACAAACTGGGCATCAGTAACCCTGAACCCAACGGTGTCTTGTTCATTGGTGCCAATGAGATTGCCGTCAAACTGGCCACAGCACTTAGTGAACACTCCATAACAGTCATGCTCTCCGACAGCTCCTGGCGTAATGTTCGCGAGGCGCGCCAGGCTGGCTTGCCCGCCTACCATGGCAACGCCACCTCAGGTCATGCTTCGGAAAATCTGGAGTTGCAAGGCATCGGCAAAATGGTGGCCGTTTCTGCCAATCGCGATTCCAATGCTCTGGCAAGCATGCACTTCCGTTCGGAGTTTGGATCCAGTTTGGTCTTCACTCTGGAAGGGACTTCAGAAGATGAAGCCTATGAACGCTTTGATACCGCCAATCGCAACCGCGCCAATCCTCTGTTCGATGCATCGTTGTCCTATGGCGGACTTTCCAAGCGTCTGCGCAATGGCGAAATCAAGCATCTGACCATTCCTGAAAACGTTGACAAGGTCGTAACACCAGCCGTCACAGAAGATGCCGAGCCCGAGGAAGAAAACAGGACAGACGCATCACCGGAAGATAACGAGAAGAATCTCGGTACCGCCGAACCAGAAACCGAAAAAGGCAAAATTGCCACTGATCCTTACAACACTGATCATGAAGATCCGGCTATCGGTTCAAAAATCATCGATACCGTCGATGAGACCCTTTCTGCAGCGGTAGATGGCGTCGCCGGTGAAGAGGACGAGGACGAGGATGTACCCGCAGAACCCGAGACCATGAGCGAGCCTCTGTACAATGACGACGACCTGAAGCTGTTCGCAATCGACAAGGACGGCCAGTTATACATCTATGGAGCCGGTGAGCGCATCACGCTCAAGGCTGGCTGGACACTGATCGTCCTGTCACCGAACAAGAACTAA
- a CDS encoding zinc ribbon domain-containing protein, giving the protein MLDYKSQQAGIVYREINEAYTTRACSECGSLCGPQGIRALSVRDWQCVECGVQHDRDVNAARNILRLGAGHCAP; this is encoded by the coding sequence ATGCTCGACTACAAGAGCCAGCAGGCCGGTATTGTCTATCGAGAAATCAATGAAGCCTATACCACGCGAGCGTGCTCCGAATGCGGAAGCCTGTGCGGGCCGCAGGGAATAAGAGCTCTTTCGGTAAGAGACTGGCAATGTGTTGAATGTGGTGTTCAGCATGATCGTGACGTTAACGCGGCTCGAAATATTCTCCGTCTCGGCGCAGGACATTGCGCTCCTTAG
- the rimK gene encoding 30S ribosomal protein S6--L-glutamate ligase — MKIAILSRNRRLYSTRRLIEAAEQRGHQVQVIDVLRCYMNIVSRKPSIHLEGETLDTFDAVIPRIGASVTAYGTSVLRQFEMMGTYTLIESVALSRSRDKLRSLQLLSRKGIGLPVTGFANKPGDSKDIIKMVGGAPVVIKLLEGTQGIGVVLAETSQAAESVIEAFMGLQANILVQEFIKEAGGADIRCLVVGGKVVAAMKRQAAEGEFRSNLHRGGAASLVKITPEERATAVSAAKVLGLSVAGVDLLRSARGPLVMEVNSSPGLEGIESASGKDVAGIIIEELEKNARPGNTKTRGARG, encoded by the coding sequence ATGAAAATCGCCATTCTGTCGCGCAACCGCCGACTGTACTCCACCCGTCGCCTGATCGAAGCGGCCGAGCAACGTGGACATCAAGTACAAGTCATCGACGTGTTGCGTTGTTACATGAATATCGTGTCGCGCAAACCCAGTATTCATCTGGAAGGCGAGACGCTTGACACTTTTGATGCCGTCATACCCAGAATCGGTGCCTCGGTGACAGCTTACGGTACGTCGGTGTTGCGACAGTTTGAAATGATGGGCACCTATACCTTGATAGAGTCCGTTGCTCTGTCACGTTCGCGTGACAAGTTGCGCTCACTGCAGTTGCTGTCGCGTAAGGGGATTGGCCTGCCGGTGACAGGTTTTGCCAACAAGCCGGGCGATAGCAAGGACATCATCAAGATGGTTGGAGGTGCTCCGGTGGTCATCAAGCTACTGGAAGGTACACAAGGCATCGGCGTGGTGTTGGCGGAGACCAGCCAGGCGGCGGAGTCGGTTATCGAAGCCTTCATGGGTCTGCAGGCCAACATTCTTGTACAGGAATTCATCAAGGAGGCAGGGGGCGCCGATATTCGTTGTCTGGTTGTCGGTGGAAAAGTGGTTGCTGCCATGAAACGCCAGGCCGCCGAGGGTGAGTTCCGATCCAACCTGCATAGAGGGGGTGCTGCCAGTCTGGTCAAGATCACGCCTGAAGAGCGTGCCACGGCCGTCAGTGCCGCCAAGGTGCTGGGCTTATCGGTGGCCGGTGTTGATTTGCTGCGCTCCGCACGTGGGCCGCTGGTCATGGAAGTGAATTCCTCGCCCGGTCTGGAAGGCATCGAATCAGCCAGCGGCAAGGATGTGGCCGGCATCATCATCGAAGAGCTGGAAAAGAACGCCAGGCCCGGTAATACAAAGACACGAGGTGCGCGCGGTTGA
- a CDS encoding glycosyltransferase family 4 protein — MFPELHETFILRELVALERRGVEFDIYSLQYPRDPITMEDAIRLSTERTHYSPLFTLSTVGALGRAMLHHPLKLGSAIWQLLRHGYDRPMDIVKNLAILPLSLHFGELGRSRGVTHWHGHWANIPTTACWYLNQVEGEPWSAAIHGEDIFSPNTFLRHKLDAALFSVVCSGYFCNHLKTKLGLSAPENVHLNYHGLDPRVMEHAPGKRFRERAAEEVLSLISIGRLVPTKGHDVVIRACAVLIASGRKLRLTLIGSGPIQEELMALAEQEGIREHVDFRGALAFADVLEALDAADLFCLAPRLIPGQPPDGIPNVIAEAMALRLPVVTTRVSAIPELVVDGETGKLVEVDDVQGFAAAVESLAADPEAARLLSEQAAGRVAEMFNQKQNIDDLLALFEQHVPGGLKLPDARRPYS; from the coding sequence ATGTTTCCCGAGCTTCATGAAACGTTCATCCTGCGCGAGCTGGTTGCACTGGAACGTCGGGGCGTCGAGTTCGATATCTACTCGCTGCAATACCCACGTGATCCAATCACCATGGAAGATGCGATACGGTTGTCAACCGAGCGCACGCACTACTCCCCTTTGTTCACTCTGTCGACCGTGGGTGCTCTGGGACGAGCAATGTTGCACCATCCCTTGAAGCTGGGTTCAGCTATCTGGCAGCTGTTGCGACATGGTTACGACAGGCCGATGGATATCGTGAAGAACCTGGCCATTTTGCCGCTGTCTCTGCATTTTGGTGAGCTGGGCAGGAGCCGAGGGGTCACCCATTGGCATGGACACTGGGCGAATATACCGACGACTGCTTGCTGGTATCTGAATCAGGTGGAGGGTGAGCCCTGGTCTGCAGCGATCCATGGTGAAGATATCTTCTCGCCCAACACATTCTTGCGGCACAAGTTGGATGCAGCCCTGTTTTCGGTCGTCTGCAGTGGTTACTTCTGTAACCATCTGAAAACAAAGCTGGGCCTGAGTGCACCGGAAAACGTGCATCTTAATTATCACGGGCTCGATCCGCGCGTCATGGAACATGCGCCGGGTAAACGATTTCGTGAACGTGCCGCTGAAGAAGTATTGTCCCTGATCAGTATTGGACGCCTGGTGCCTACCAAGGGGCACGATGTGGTAATTCGTGCCTGTGCTGTGTTGATTGCATCGGGGCGGAAGCTACGTCTGACGCTCATCGGTTCGGGACCCATACAGGAAGAGCTGATGGCGTTGGCAGAGCAGGAAGGTATTCGGGAGCATGTTGATTTTCGTGGTGCACTGGCTTTTGCCGATGTGCTGGAAGCGCTCGATGCTGCCGATCTGTTTTGTCTGGCACCGCGTCTGATCCCCGGGCAGCCGCCCGATGGCATCCCTAATGTCATAGCCGAAGCCATGGCTTTGCGACTGCCGGTAGTGACTACTCGTGTCAGTGCCATTCCCGAGCTGGTGGTTGATGGTGAAACCGGCAAACTGGTCGAAGTGGATGATGTTCAAGGCTTTGCGGCGGCGGTGGAATCGCTGGCGGCAGATCCGGAAGCGGCCAGATTACTGAGTGAGCAAGCTGCCGGTCGGGTTGCCGAGATGTTCAACCAGAAACAGAATATTGATGACTTGCTGGCTCTCTTTGAACAGCATGTTCCGGGCGGACTGAAACTACCTGATGCGCGCCGTCCTTACAGTTGA
- a CDS encoding ATP-dependent zinc protease encodes MVASNNSVDSNTADNADSSSLVVGWREWVGLPQLGLPAIKAKVDTGARTSAIHARDIERVTRDGQDWILFTVQPIQRDTSIVRRCEAPLVDIRRVTDSGGHSAERYFISTVLTMGPVTRTIEMTLSQRDDMLFRMLLGRTALVPNIQVNPASSFSLGRVSARALYAEDIKGSA; translated from the coding sequence ATGGTCGCGTCTAATAATTCAGTAGATTCAAACACGGCGGATAACGCCGATAGCAGCTCACTTGTCGTCGGTTGGCGCGAATGGGTTGGCCTGCCGCAACTCGGGTTGCCAGCGATCAAGGCCAAGGTGGATACCGGAGCACGAACCTCCGCCATTCATGCACGTGATATCGAGCGTGTTACACGTGATGGGCAAGACTGGATCTTGTTCACTGTGCAACCGATACAACGAGATACCAGCATCGTCAGGCGCTGCGAAGCACCTTTGGTGGACATCCGGCGAGTCACCGATTCGGGTGGACACTCCGCTGAACGCTACTTCATCTCGACAGTTCTTACCATGGGGCCGGTAACACGGACCATTGAAATGACGTTGTCACAACGAGACGACATGCTGTTCAGGATGTTACTGGGACGAACCGCCCTGGTACCCAATATTCAGGTCAATCCAGCATCATCGTTCTCACTGGGACGGGTATCTGCCCGCGCTCTCTACGCAGAAGACATAAAAGGGTCCGCTTAA
- a CDS encoding glycosyltransferase — MKSSSAPVSSLPSGKGSVVAFAIEELTVGGAESMVVAMANEFVNLGWQVHVVCLRDAGVLAAKLNEQIQVHILDKKPGFDIALALRLNRCIRKIGPDVVNSHLWVGNTWTRVALFAARLPIVVTEHSRDSWKPPYYRWIDRILSLRTAALITVSGDTADFYQHEIGLRPSLITVVNNGVDTLRYAQGDGRALRKEWLAYGNQSTEIPADKQIIIGTVGRIVEAKNHRRLIDVMSILKSDPSLAEHDLRLVMVGDGEDRPGIEQYVRDKGLQEWVVFTGSRQDIPDVLAAFDLFTLSSDREGHPLTALEAQAAGTPVVLTDAGGAREAIARDAANCGGVLVEKSTNAMAAAIREMILHPELRQERAVFAREFALQHFDQKQMIKRYEDIFLAAMGS; from the coding sequence ATGAAATCTTCTTCCGCACCTGTATCGTCTCTACCTTCGGGTAAAGGTTCCGTGGTGGCCTTTGCCATCGAAGAGCTGACGGTGGGTGGGGCAGAGAGCATGGTGGTCGCCATGGCCAACGAGTTCGTGAATCTTGGCTGGCAGGTGCACGTTGTGTGTCTGCGAGATGCGGGTGTTCTGGCCGCCAAGCTGAATGAGCAGATTCAGGTGCATATTCTCGACAAGAAGCCTGGGTTTGATATCGCCCTGGCGTTACGTTTGAATCGATGCATTCGCAAGATCGGGCCAGACGTTGTTAACAGTCATCTGTGGGTCGGCAATACCTGGACTCGAGTTGCACTGTTTGCAGCACGCCTGCCCATTGTGGTTACTGAACATTCCAGAGATTCGTGGAAGCCGCCCTATTATCGCTGGATTGATCGAATTCTGTCTTTGCGAACAGCGGCGCTGATTACCGTATCGGGTGATACTGCCGATTTCTATCAGCACGAGATCGGTCTGAGGCCGTCATTGATCACCGTGGTCAATAATGGGGTGGACACTTTGCGATATGCGCAAGGCGATGGCCGTGCCTTGCGCAAGGAATGGCTCGCCTATGGCAATCAATCAACAGAGATACCGGCCGACAAGCAGATCATCATTGGCACGGTGGGCAGAATTGTCGAGGCGAAGAACCATCGGCGACTGATCGATGTCATGAGTATCCTCAAGTCGGACCCGTCATTAGCTGAGCATGACCTGCGATTGGTGATGGTGGGTGATGGTGAGGACCGGCCTGGAATCGAACAATATGTCCGTGACAAGGGGCTGCAGGAGTGGGTGGTTTTCACAGGCTCCAGACAGGATATACCCGATGTGCTGGCAGCATTTGATCTCTTCACGCTGTCATCTGACAGAGAAGGCCATCCATTGACGGCGCTGGAAGCACAGGCTGCCGGTACACCGGTGGTACTTACGGATGCCGGTGGGGCTCGTGAAGCAATTGCGCGCGATGCCGCCAATTGTGGGGGCGTGTTGGTGGAAAAGTCGACCAACGCGATGGCAGCGGCCATCCGTGAAATGATTCTGCATCCCGAATTGCGGCAAGAACGTGCAGTATTTGCCCGAGAGTTCGCTCTGCAGCATTTTGATCAGAAGCAGATGATCAAACGCTACGAGGACATTTTCCTGGCTGCCATGGGTTCGTAG
- a CDS encoding nucleoside triphosphate hydrolase has protein sequence MSNTIDTVDALLQRLYILQAEQLLGQRLIIAIAGAPGSGKSTLAAQLCQRLNEAAVPGSAGQAVVVPMDGFHLDNAILQERGQIAVKGSPQTFDVDGFVSLIARLVEPGGASVYIPVFDRSMDLSRNASQCVDESHKVVIVEGNYLLLARAGWEKLASMFHLSVMLDVPMETLQERLVQRWLDLGHDPEQARSRAFSNDIPNAQVVTQESTGAHVILKGVRQ, from the coding sequence ATGAGTAACACTATCGATACCGTGGATGCGCTGTTGCAGCGCCTGTATATTCTTCAGGCAGAACAACTGCTGGGACAGAGGTTGATCATCGCGATTGCCGGAGCCCCCGGGTCTGGCAAATCAACCCTGGCGGCGCAACTCTGTCAGCGCCTCAATGAGGCTGCTGTTCCCGGCTCTGCAGGTCAGGCCGTGGTGGTGCCCATGGATGGTTTTCATCTGGACAATGCCATTTTGCAGGAACGTGGCCAGATAGCTGTCAAGGGCTCGCCCCAGACCTTTGATGTGGACGGTTTTGTTAGCCTCATTGCTCGTCTTGTCGAGCCCGGCGGTGCATCTGTTTACATCCCTGTATTTGATCGAAGCATGGATTTGTCCAGAAATGCCAGCCAATGTGTCGATGAGAGCCACAAAGTGGTGATTGTGGAGGGTAATTATCTGTTGCTGGCAAGAGCTGGTTGGGAGAAGTTGGCATCCATGTTCCATCTCAGCGTCATGCTGGATGTCCCCATGGAGACTCTACAGGAGCGTCTGGTGCAACGATGGCTGGATCTGGGGCACGATCCTGAGCAGGCCCGTAGTCGTGCATTCTCCAATGACATACCGAATGCCCAAGTGGTAACGCAAGAGTCAACTGGGGCTCACGTAATTCTTAAAGGCGTGAGACAATAA
- the eboE gene encoding metabolite traffic protein EboE, protein MILDCAGVPTHLSYCTNIHPGDAWKDVLPQLQRQLPLIRSTLDQKTAMGIGLRLSRNSLESLQEPDVLADFKSWLKAQNHYVFTINGFPYGAFHGERVKEDVYKPDWTEAARLDYTCRLATLLCKLEPPDNYGSISTLPGTYKDWMMPGTEERISANLIRAVAHCVKLAQNTGVTIALAIEPEPCCMLETVAETVTFFKTYLFSDAALDSLMALTGLDRSAADAAMHLHIGVCYDVCHSAVEFENPGHAIARLQSAGIDIIKIQLSSALEIPQVNEASLRHLERFDEPVYLHQVIEKRGETLTRYNDVRAAVAATRHRLDARSTLDPALQMAINSSFAPPSQTRFAPISEPDAQWRVHYHVPVFMEKTEHFSTTQSTLSQVLQLQKLSGFCRHLEVETYTWDVLPENYRQEPVSDAIARELSWVRERLQTG, encoded by the coding sequence ATGATTCTGGATTGTGCCGGCGTCCCAACGCATCTGAGCTATTGCACCAACATCCACCCGGGCGATGCCTGGAAAGATGTGCTGCCCCAGCTTCAACGCCAGCTGCCACTGATACGCAGCACGCTGGATCAAAAAACCGCCATGGGTATTGGCTTGCGACTGTCACGCAATAGTCTTGAGTCTTTGCAAGAGCCCGATGTGCTTGCTGACTTCAAGAGCTGGCTGAAAGCACAGAATCACTATGTCTTCACCATCAACGGTTTTCCTTATGGCGCCTTCCATGGTGAGCGGGTCAAGGAGGATGTCTACAAACCAGACTGGACAGAAGCTGCTCGGCTCGACTACACCTGCCGCCTGGCCACCTTACTGTGCAAACTTGAGCCACCTGACAACTACGGCTCCATCAGCACACTGCCCGGCACCTACAAAGACTGGATGATGCCAGGCACTGAAGAGCGTATCAGTGCAAACCTGATTCGGGCCGTTGCCCATTGTGTAAAGCTGGCTCAGAACACTGGTGTCACCATCGCTTTGGCCATCGAGCCGGAACCCTGCTGCATGCTGGAGACCGTCGCTGAAACCGTCACCTTTTTCAAGACCTATCTGTTTTCAGATGCAGCCCTGGATTCTCTGATGGCACTGACCGGTCTGGATCGCAGTGCTGCCGATGCGGCCATGCATCTGCACATTGGCGTTTGTTACGATGTCTGCCACTCGGCTGTGGAATTCGAAAATCCGGGCCATGCTATCGCCCGCCTGCAATCCGCCGGCATTGATATCATCAAGATTCAGCTGAGTTCTGCACTGGAAATACCTCAGGTCAACGAGGCATCCCTGCGTCACCTCGAACGCTTCGACGAGCCGGTGTATCTGCATCAAGTCATTGAAAAGCGTGGTGAGACACTAACCCGATATAACGATGTGCGTGCCGCCGTTGCCGCCACCCGGCACCGCCTGGACGCACGCTCCACACTTGACCCCGCCTTGCAGATGGCTATCAATTCGAGCTTTGCCCCGCCCTCGCAAACACGCTTCGCTCCCATCAGCGAACCTGATGCGCAGTGGCGTGTGCACTATCACGTTCCCGTGTTCATGGAGAAGACGGAACATTTTTCAACCACGCAATCCACGTTGTCTCAAGTGCTGCAATTGCAGAAACTCAGCGGCTTCTGCCGTCACCTGGAAGTGGAAACCTACACCTGGGATGTATTACCGGAAAACTATCGGCAAGAACCCGTCAGCGATGCCATCGCCAGAGAGCTTTCCTGGGTACGCGAACGCCTTCAGACCGGGTAA